One Archangium violaceum genomic window, CGGATCTCGGAGCAGGGCCGCACCGAGCAGGAGGTCGACGCCTATGCCGGGGCGATGGCTGACATGTTCTGTGCCTATCTCAGCCAGCTTTAGGCCACGGTGCTCCCTCCCTCCTCGCGCAGCAGCGCTCCTCGGATGGAGTTGGCCAGCGGGCTCGCCAGGAAGGCCATGGCACGTGGAAGCTCTTGTTTCGATTGAGATTGTGATGCTTTATTGCAGCTGAATCCAGCTGTCACGCCACCATCACCCTGATGATGCGAGGCTCTACACCCCCTGACATCGCCTTCGTCTTCACCCGCCTTCGAGGGGGAATCCCCTCGAGGGCGTCAGGCCGGCGTGAGCTGTGCCTCGAGTGTACGAGCCCAGTGGGCGAGCACCTTGCCGCGCCGGGCGGTGTCGTCGTGGAGCAGGTTCGCGAGCGCCAGGCCGCGAAGGAGGTCGAGTGTCGCGCGCACGGCGTCACGGACCTGGCGGTCGCGTTCATCAAGGCCGAGCAGCTCGATGGTGAGCCGGTGCACCTCCCGGCCGACGTGCGTCTCGAGCGGCAGCAGAAGCGCCTTCAGCTCCTCGTCGGCCACGGCCGCCACCCACAGATGCGTCGCGGCCGTGAAGAGCGGGCCGGCGTAGATGTCATAGAGCAGGTTCAGCAGGGGCTCGATGCGCCGCCGGCTCCGCGGCAGGCCCTTCGCGCGCCGTGCGAGCTCCTCGACCTGCTGGTGGGAGACATGCTCGACCGCGGCCGCGACGAGGGCCGCCCGCGTCGGGAAGTGGTGCTGGCAGGCGCCCCGCGACACCCCGGCCCGCTCGGCGATGGCGCCGGTCGTCGCCCCTGCCCAGCCCTGCTCCGCGAGCACCTCGATGGCGGCCGCCATCAGCTTCTGCCGCGTCACTCGGCTGCGTTCCTGCTCCTGCCTCGTCGCTCCGCTCGCCGGACCGCTCATGTACCTACCGTGTTGTATCGCCCAGAAAAAATCAATCACGCTTGCTTTTTTCCAGACGGGGGGCACAGACTCTCCACTCACCGGTATGGGAGGTGCGATGGACGCTCGATCGCTGCGCATCGGCAATGCATCCGGCTTCTACGGCGACCGCTTCTCCGCGTTTCGTGAGATGTTGGAGGGCGGCCCGCTCGATGTCCTCACCGGCGACTACCTGGCCGAGCTGACGCTCCTCATCCTGGGCCGCGACCGGCTGAAGAACCCGGCAGGCGGGTACGCCCGGACGTTCCTGCGCCAGCTCGAGGAGACGCTCGGCCTCGCGGTCGAGAAGAAGGTCCGCATCGTCGCGAACGCTGGCGGCCTCAACCCGGCGGGGCTCGCGAACGACCTGCGCGCGCTCGCCGCGAAGCTCGGCCTGTCCGTCCGCGTCGCGCACGTCGAAGGAGACGACCTCGTTGGACGCGCGGACGAGCTCGGCTTCGGCCGGTCCCTCACGGCGAACGCGTACCTCGGCGGCTGGGGCATCGCGGCGTGCCTCGATGCTGGCGCGGACATCGTCGTCACGGGGCGGGTGACCGACGCCGCGCTCGTCGTTGGCCCCGCCGCCTCCCACTTCGGCTGGAAGCGCCACGACTGGGATCGCCTCGCGGGCGCCATGGTCGCCGGCCACGTCCTCGAATGCGGAGCGCAGGCGACCGGTGGCAACTTCGCGTTCTTCGGCGAGCTCGACGCGCGTCGGCCCGGCTTCCCGCTCGCGGAGATCTTCTCCGACGGCTCGAGCATCATCACGAAGCACCCGGGCACCGGCGGCGCCGTCACCGTCGATACCGTGAAGGCCCAGCTCGTCTATGAGATCGCCAGCGCTCGCTATGCCGGCCCCGACGCCACCGCGCGCTTCGACACCATCGTGGTCGAGGCCGCTGGCATCGACCGTGTGCGCCTGTCGGGCGTACGCGGCGAACCGCCTCCTCCAGACGTGAAGGTGTGCCTGAACCGGCTCGGAGGGTTCCGCAACGAGGCCAACTTCGTGCTCGTCGGCCTCGACATCGAGGAGAAGGCCGCACTCGTGCGGGAGCAGTTCGATGCGGCGCTCGACCCGCGGCCGGCCGAGGTCGTCTACACCCTCGCGCGCACCGACCACGCCGACGCACCGAGCGAGGAGCAGGCCTCGGCGACGCTGCGTGTCACCGCGAAGGATGCCGATGCGAAGGTCGTCGGACGCCACTTCAGCAGCGCCGCGGTGGAGCTCGCGCTGGCCAGCTACCCCGGCTTCTTCATGACCGCGCTGCCCGGCGACGCCTCGCCCTTCGGCATCTACACGCCGGCCTGGCTCGATGCGCGGAGGGTGCCGCACGTCGCGGTGCTCCCGGATGGGACGCGCATCGACGTGGCGCCGCCGGACGAGACGCTCGGGCTCGAGGCGGTTCCGGTGCCGACGCCGCCGGCGCCGCTGCCGCCGGGGCCCACCCGGCGCGTGCCGCTCGGCCGGGTGGCCCTGGCCCGCAGTGGGGACAAGGGCGGGGACGCGAACATCGGCGTGTGGGTCCGCACCGAGGAGGCGTGGCGCTGGCTCGTGCACGCCCTCTCGGAGGAGCGGCTGCGCGAGCTACTGCCGGAGACGCGCGAGCGCACGATTCACCGGCACCTGCTTCCGAACCTGCGCGCCTTGAACTTCGTCGTCGAGGGCCTCCTCGGAGAGGGCGTCGCGTCGTCCACCCGCTTCGATCCGCAGGGCAAGGCGCTCGGCGAGTGGCTGCGCGCGCGCCACGTCGAGGTTCCGGAACAGCTTCTCTGAAGCAAGGCAATGGGCACCAGCCTCGCGAGTCGCGCGGCCGAGGAGGACACGATGGGATACCGTTCAGTCTTCGCACCTGGCACCTTCGCGGGCCGCACCATCGTCGTCACCGGTGCGGGCAGCGGCATCGGGCGGTGCACCGCGCACGAGCTCGCGTCGCTCGGCGCGCACGTGGTCCTCGTCGGCCGCAAGCCGGAGAAGCTCGCACGCGTCGCCGGAGAGCTCGCCGCCGAGGGACATGCCTCGACGCAGCATGCCGTCGACATCCGCGATGAGGAAGCGGTCCGCGCCATGGTCTCCGCCGTCGTCGAGGCACGCGGTCGCATCGACGGGCTCGTGAACAACGCCGGTGGGCAGTTCCCCGCGCCGCTCGCTCAGATCTCCAAGAAGGGCTTCGAGGCGGTCGTCTCGACGAACCTCACCGGCGGCTTTCTCGTCGCGCGCGAGGTGTTCTTGCAGTCCATGTGCGAGCACGGCGGAGCCATCGTGAACATGCTCGCGGACGCGTGGAACGGCATGCCGGGCATGGGGCATTCGGGTGCGGCGCGCGCCGGTATGTTCAACCTGACGCAGACGGCTGCCGTCGAGTGGGCCTCCGCCGGGGTTCGCGTGAACGCCGTCGCGCCCGGTTGGGTCGCCTCGAGTGGACTCGACACCTACAAGGATCCGTTCATCCGCGAGCTCATTCCACAATTGCGCCAACAGGTACCCCTGCACCGGCTCGCCACCGAGGCCGAGGTGAGCGGTGCCATCGTGTTCCTCCTCTCCGACGTGGCGGCGTTCATCACCGGCGAGGTCATCCGCATCGACGGGGGCGCGTCCTGCAACACGAAGGCCTTCCCGCTGCCGGAGCACTCGCGCTCGAAGCCGTACGACGGGTTCCATCTCTCCGCGCCGCCGCGGATCCTCGATGGCTCGAAGGAGGAGTGACGTGCCGACACTCGTTTCCCGCATCGAACCGACCTCCTCCGCCTTCACCACGTACCGGGAGGAGATGCTCGCCCGCGTCACCGAGCTGCGCGCCATCGAGCGGAAGTCACGTGACACCGAGCAGCAGGCTCGCGAGAAGTTCCAGCAGCGCGGACAGCTCCTGCCACGTGAACGCCTGGCGCTGCTGCTCGACCGTGGCTCTCCCTTCCTCGAGCTTTCGACGCTCTGCGGCTACAAGCACCACGACGACACCGACGGCTCGCTTGCCGGCGGCAACACCATCGTCGGCATCGGCTTCGTCTCGGGCGTGCGCTGCCTCGTGTTCGTGAACAACTCCGCCGTGAAGGGCGGCACCGCGACACCCTGGGGCGTCCAGAAGTCGCTGCGCGCGCAGGAGATCGCGCTCGAGAACCGGTTGCCCGTCGTGTCGCTCGTCGAGAGCGGCGGCGCGAACCTGCTCTACCAGCAGGAGATCTTCGTCCCGGGAGGGGAGACCTTCTACAACCAGGCGAAGCTGTCGGCGGCCGGCATCCCCCAGGTCACTGTCGTCCACGGCTCGAGCACCGCCGGCGGCGCATACATTCCGGGGCTCTCCGATCACGTCGTCATGGTCCGCGGAAAGGCGAAGGTGTTCCTCGCTGGCCCACCCCTTCTGCGCGCGGCCACGGGCGAGGTCGCCACGGACGAGGAGCTCGGCGGCGCCGAGATGCACGCCACCGTTGCCGGCACCGCTGACCACCTCGCCGAGGACGACGCCGATGGCATCCGCATCGCGCGAGAGATCGTCGCATCGCTCGGGTGGAACGACGCGTTTCCGCCGCCCACGCGCTCCGCCATCGAGCCGCCCCGCTACCCGGTGGAGGAGCTGTGTGGCGTCGTGCCCATCGACCACCGGCGGCCCTACGACTGCCGCGAGGTGATTGCACGGCTCGTGGATGGCTCGGACTTCGCGCCCTTCAAGGACGACTACGACGCGCTCACCGTCTGCGGCTGGGCGCGCATCGAGGGCCGGTCGATTGGCATCATCGGCAACAACGGGCCCATCACGCCGAAGGGCGCGACGAAGGCGGGGCAGTTCATCCAACTCTGCTGTCAGACGCAGAAGCCCATCGTCTACCTGCAGAACACGACTGGCTACATGGTGGGCACCCAGTCGGAGCAGGGGGGCATCGTGAAACACGGCGCGAAGATGTTGCAGGCGGTGGCCAATGCGACCGTGCCGCAGGTGACGATCCTGCTCGGGGGGGCCTTCGGCGCGGGCAACTACGGCATGTGCGGCCGTGCGTTCCACCCGCGCTTCATCTTCGCCTGGCCGAACGCGCGCACGGCGGTGATGGGCGGCGAGCAGGCGGCGAAGGTGCTGTCCATCGTCTCCGCCGAGAAGGCCCGGCGCGCCGGCCAGCCTGTCGACGAGGCGGCGCTGGCCTGGATGGCGCAGCCGCTGATCGAGCAGTTCGAGCGCGAGTCGGATGCCTTCCACTGCAGCGCGCGGCTGTTCGACGACGGCGTCATCGATCCGCGGGACACGCGGCGGGTGCTCGGGTTCATCCTGGCCACGTGCGAGGAGGCCGCGCGCCGCACGCTCGCTCCCAACACCTTTGGCGTCGCCCGGCTGTAGCGAGGGAAACCATGAAGCGCATTCACAAGGTGCTGGTGGCGAACCGGGGCGAGATCGCCGTGCGCGTGCTGCGGACCTGCCGCCGCCTCGGCTTGCGCACGGTCGCCGTGTTCTCCGACGCCGACCGGGACGCACCTCACGTGCGGCTCGCCGACGAGGCGGTGCGTCTGGGGCCGGCGCCAGCGAAGGAGTCGTACCTCTCCGTCGAGCGGGTGCTCGCGGCGGCAGCGGCGTCCGGCGCCGACGCCATCCATCCCGGGTATGGCTTCCTGTCGGAGAACGAGGACTTCGCGCGCGCGTGCGCGGAGGCCGGCCTCGTGTTCATCGGGCCTCCAGCGGAGGCCATCGAGTTGATGGGAAACAAACGGCAGGCGAAGCTGCGCATGCAGGCCGCCGACGTGCCGTGCATCCCTGGCTACGAGGCGGCCCGTCCCGGTGAGTCGCTCGACGACGAAGCCCTGGTCCGCGAGGGCAATCGCATCGGATTCCCCCTCATGGTGAAGGCGGCGGCGGGCGGCGGCGGGCGCGGCATGCGCCTCGTCCGCGAGCCCGGCGCGCTGCTCGACGCCATCCGCTCCGCGCGCTCGGAGGCGACGAACGCCTTCGGCAGCGGCGAGCTGATTCTCGAGCGTGCGATCGAAGGCGCGCGTCACGTCGAGGTGCAGGTCTTCGCGGACGAGCATGGGAACGCGGTGCACCTCGGCGAGCGCGACTGCTCCATCCAGCGGCGGCACCAGAAGGTGGTCGAGGAGAGTCCGTCCCCGGCCGTCACGCCGGAGCTTCGCGAGCGCATGGGGGTCGTGGCGGTGCAGGCGGTCCGCGCCATCGGCTACCGCGGCGCGGGGACCATCGAGTTCCTCCTCGCACCGAACGGCGACTTCTTCTTCATGGAGATGAACACGCGCCTGCAGGTCGAGCACCCGGTGACGGAGCTCGTGACGGGGCTCGACCTGGTCGAGTGGCAGCTGCGTGTCGCCGATGGCGAGCCGCTCCCGCTGACGCAGCCGGAGATCACCTTCCGCGGGCATGCCATCGAGGTGCGGCTGTGTGCGGAGGATCCGGCCAACGGGTTCCTTCCCCAGATGGGACGGCTCCTCGCGTGGGTGCCGCCGGCCGGCGAGGGCGTCCGCGTCGACCACGGCGTGCGCGAGGGCCAGGACATCACGCCGTTCTACGACTCCATGCAGGCGAAGATCATCGCGCACGGGCCGGACCGTGAGACGGCGCGCGAGCGGCTGGCCGCAGCGCTGCGGGAGCTGACGGCGTTCGGCGTCACGACGAACGGCACCTTCCTCCAGCACGTCCTCGCGCACGAGGCGTTCCGTTCCGGTCGGTACGACACGGGCTTCGTCGCCACGCACATGCCCCCGGAGACGCTGCGTGCGCTCGGGCAGGCGTCCGCCGAGGACCAGGCCGTCCTGGCCGCCTTGCTCTTCCACGATGACGCGGTGGCGCTTGCCTCGCGGGGCGGCTTCGACGAGACGCTCGTCGGCTGGAGCAGCTCCTACGCCCTGCCGGTGCCGGTCGTCTTGAGTGATGGGGCATCGGAGTTCCGCGCATCGGTCCGCCCCGTCGCGCCAGCGGAGTACGAGGTTCGTATCGGCGACACCTGTGTCGTGCTGTCCCTGCGCTCCATCGCCGCCGAGCACGCCGAGGTCGAAGTGGCGGGAAGGCGCCGCGCGGTCCGGTTCCGGCGCGCGGGTAGGAGCCTGTGGTGCTCGCTCGATGGCGTCACGCGCCACCTCCGCGACATCTCCTTCCGGCCGCCCTCCGAGCGCGAGCGCGCCAGCGACGGCCGCCTGCGCGCGCCGATGGACGGCCGCATCATCCGGGTGAACGCCGAGGTCGGCGCGACCGTGAAGCGGGGCGACGTGCTGGTGGTGCTCGAGGCGATGAAGATGGAGTCGTCGCTCGTCGCGCCCATCGACGGTGTCGTCACGGCGGTGAACGTCACGGTCGGGGCTCAGGTGCCGGCACGTCATGTCGTCGCGGTCGTCTCGCCCGAAGGAAAGGAGGCCGCATGAGTGAAGCAGCCCAGGAAGCGCAGTACAGGCGCATCAGCCGGGTCTCGCTGGGAGACGTCATCCACCGGTCGGCGCTGCGCTGGCCGGAGAAGACGGCGCTCGTCGACGGGGAGCTCGAGTTCTCCTACGCGGAGCTCGACCGGCGCTCGAATGCTTTCGCGCACTACCTGCTCGCGCAGGGCCTCCCCCGGGGCGCGCGCGTCGCCATGCTCTGCGGCAACTCGGCGCAGATGGTCACTGCCTTCATCGGCATCTACAAGGCGGGCCTCGTCTGGGTGCCGATCAACACCGGCCTCGCCGTGGATGCCGTCCGCTACATCCTCGAGCATGCCGAGGCGACGCACATCGTCATCGACGCCGAGTTCCTCGCGAAGCCGGAGCTGCGGGCGATGCTCGACGCGCTCGGCACCCGCGTCATCGTCTGCGTCCCCGAGGGGCAGGCTTCGCCGGGCGGGAACACGACCGCCTTCCTCGACACGCTGAAGGGCCAGCACGGCACCCTGCCCGAGGTGGACATCGAGAGCGGCCAGCTCGCGCAGATCATGTACACGAGTGGCACCACCGGCCAGCAGAAGGGGGTCATGCACTCGCACGCGTCGGTGCACGCGGCTCTCAG contains:
- a CDS encoding acyl-CoA carboxylase subunit beta, giving the protein MPTLVSRIEPTSSAFTTYREEMLARVTELRAIERKSRDTEQQAREKFQQRGQLLPRERLALLLDRGSPFLELSTLCGYKHHDDTDGSLAGGNTIVGIGFVSGVRCLVFVNNSAVKGGTATPWGVQKSLRAQEIALENRLPVVSLVESGGANLLYQQEIFVPGGETFYNQAKLSAAGIPQVTVVHGSSTAGGAYIPGLSDHVVMVRGKAKVFLAGPPLLRAATGEVATDEELGGAEMHATVAGTADHLAEDDADGIRIAREIVASLGWNDAFPPPTRSAIEPPRYPVEELCGVVPIDHRRPYDCREVIARLVDGSDFAPFKDDYDALTVCGWARIEGRSIGIIGNNGPITPKGATKAGQFIQLCCQTQKPIVYLQNTTGYMVGTQSEQGGIVKHGAKMLQAVANATVPQVTILLGGAFGAGNYGMCGRAFHPRFIFAWPNARTAVMGGEQAAKVLSIVSAEKARRAGQPVDEAALAWMAQPLIEQFERESDAFHCSARLFDDGVIDPRDTRRVLGFILATCEEAARRTLAPNTFGVARL
- a CDS encoding acyclic terpene utilization AtuA family protein, with the translated sequence MDARSLRIGNASGFYGDRFSAFREMLEGGPLDVLTGDYLAELTLLILGRDRLKNPAGGYARTFLRQLEETLGLAVEKKVRIVANAGGLNPAGLANDLRALAAKLGLSVRVAHVEGDDLVGRADELGFGRSLTANAYLGGWGIAACLDAGADIVVTGRVTDAALVVGPAASHFGWKRHDWDRLAGAMVAGHVLECGAQATGGNFAFFGELDARRPGFPLAEIFSDGSSIITKHPGTGGAVTVDTVKAQLVYEIASARYAGPDATARFDTIVVEAAGIDRVRLSGVRGEPPPPDVKVCLNRLGGFRNEANFVLVGLDIEEKAALVREQFDAALDPRPAEVVYTLARTDHADAPSEEQASATLRVTAKDADAKVVGRHFSSAAVELALASYPGFFMTALPGDASPFGIYTPAWLDARRVPHVAVLPDGTRIDVAPPDETLGLEAVPVPTPPAPLPPGPTRRVPLGRVALARSGDKGGDANIGVWVRTEEAWRWLVHALSEERLRELLPETRERTIHRHLLPNLRALNFVVEGLLGEGVASSTRFDPQGKALGEWLRARHVEVPEQLL
- a CDS encoding TetR/AcrR family transcriptional regulator; this encodes MTRQKLMAAAIEVLAEQGWAGATTGAIAERAGVSRGACQHHFPTRAALVAAAVEHVSHQQVEELARRAKGLPRSRRRIEPLLNLLYDIYAGPLFTAATHLWVAAVADEELKALLLPLETHVGREVHRLTIELLGLDERDRQVRDAVRATLDLLRGLALANLLHDDTARRGKVLAHWARTLEAQLTPA
- a CDS encoding SDR family oxidoreductase codes for the protein MGYRSVFAPGTFAGRTIVVTGAGSGIGRCTAHELASLGAHVVLVGRKPEKLARVAGELAAEGHASTQHAVDIRDEEAVRAMVSAVVEARGRIDGLVNNAGGQFPAPLAQISKKGFEAVVSTNLTGGFLVAREVFLQSMCEHGGAIVNMLADAWNGMPGMGHSGAARAGMFNLTQTAAVEWASAGVRVNAVAPGWVASSGLDTYKDPFIRELIPQLRQQVPLHRLATEAEVSGAIVFLLSDVAAFITGEVIRIDGGASCNTKAFPLPEHSRSKPYDGFHLSAPPRILDGSKEE
- a CDS encoding acetyl/propionyl/methylcrotonyl-CoA carboxylase subunit alpha, with the translated sequence MKRIHKVLVANRGEIAVRVLRTCRRLGLRTVAVFSDADRDAPHVRLADEAVRLGPAPAKESYLSVERVLAAAAASGADAIHPGYGFLSENEDFARACAEAGLVFIGPPAEAIELMGNKRQAKLRMQAADVPCIPGYEAARPGESLDDEALVREGNRIGFPLMVKAAAGGGGRGMRLVREPGALLDAIRSARSEATNAFGSGELILERAIEGARHVEVQVFADEHGNAVHLGERDCSIQRRHQKVVEESPSPAVTPELRERMGVVAVQAVRAIGYRGAGTIEFLLAPNGDFFFMEMNTRLQVEHPVTELVTGLDLVEWQLRVADGEPLPLTQPEITFRGHAIEVRLCAEDPANGFLPQMGRLLAWVPPAGEGVRVDHGVREGQDITPFYDSMQAKIIAHGPDRETARERLAAALRELTAFGVTTNGTFLQHVLAHEAFRSGRYDTGFVATHMPPETLRALGQASAEDQAVLAALLFHDDAVALASRGGFDETLVGWSSSYALPVPVVLSDGASEFRASVRPVAPAEYEVRIGDTCVVLSLRSIAAEHAEVEVAGRRRAVRFRRAGRSLWCSLDGVTRHLRDISFRPPSERERASDGRLRAPMDGRIIRVNAEVGATVKRGDVLVVLEAMKMESSLVAPIDGVVTAVNVTVGAQVPARHVVAVVSPEGKEAA